One Micromonospora sp. FIMYZ51 genomic window carries:
- a CDS encoding DUF87 domain-containing protein has translation MSLFSALLPRRRRAVPEATAILPGSPDAVEVDGRFVRVGNGYTATLAVVGYPAEVGPGWAEPLLSYPGLVDAAFHIEPVAPAVAAERLRKQRGRFESSRRQDAAKGRLDDPELDAAAGDAAELAARVARGEARLFRLGLYLTIHGTDPDDLADRVAEVRSLASSLLLDTAPVTWRQLQGWISGLPLTFDALGMKRVFDTDALAAAFPFTSPDLPDTAGDSGMGVLFGLNLHSAGVVVWDRWAQSNYNAVILARSGEGKSYLAKLDLLRNLCLGVEAFVIDPEDEYLRLADAVGGTVIRPGAPGVKINPLDLPSGDDDALNDRARFLHTLVTVMGSGDTAVSAPLPGDEARSLDVAVLAAYRRKGITTDPRTWRRPAPLLGDVMAALEDTDDAGRRVAARLHPYVAGSMKGLFDGPTTTAPQGHLVVFAIKDLPEQLHPVGTLLTLDTIWRTVRGATASGARPEVLRMVLVDEAWKLLSGGRGGVFLETLAKSARKYGVGLTVVTQDAADVLATKTGRAVVSNAATQVLLRQAPQAIDAVAEAFGLTDGERAFLLSCQRGDALLAAGSARVAFHSHASATEHELIVTGLEFADSQGNL, from the coding sequence GTGAGCCTGTTCTCCGCACTGCTGCCGAGGCGGCGGCGTGCCGTGCCCGAGGCGACGGCGATCCTGCCCGGCTCCCCGGATGCCGTTGAGGTCGACGGCCGATTCGTGCGGGTCGGGAACGGCTACACCGCCACCCTGGCCGTCGTCGGCTACCCGGCCGAGGTCGGCCCGGGATGGGCCGAGCCGCTCTTGTCCTACCCGGGCCTGGTCGACGCCGCCTTCCACATCGAGCCCGTCGCGCCGGCGGTGGCCGCTGAGCGGCTGCGCAAGCAGCGCGGCCGGTTCGAGTCCTCCCGTCGGCAGGACGCGGCCAAGGGCCGCCTCGACGATCCAGAACTCGACGCCGCCGCAGGCGACGCCGCCGAGCTGGCCGCCCGTGTCGCCCGAGGCGAAGCCCGACTCTTCCGCCTCGGCCTGTACCTGACCATCCACGGCACCGACCCGGATGACCTCGCCGATCGGGTGGCCGAGGTGCGGTCCCTGGCCTCCTCGTTGCTGCTGGACACCGCGCCGGTGACGTGGCGGCAGTTGCAGGGCTGGATCAGCGGCCTACCCCTCACCTTCGACGCGCTCGGGATGAAACGGGTCTTCGACACCGACGCCCTCGCCGCAGCCTTTCCGTTCACCAGCCCCGACCTTCCCGACACCGCAGGCGACAGCGGCATGGGCGTGCTGTTCGGGCTCAACCTGCACTCGGCCGGAGTCGTCGTCTGGGACAGGTGGGCGCAGTCCAACTACAACGCCGTCATCCTCGCCCGCTCCGGGGAAGGCAAGTCATACCTGGCCAAGCTCGACCTGCTGCGCAACCTGTGCCTCGGGGTGGAGGCGTTCGTCATCGACCCCGAGGACGAATACCTGCGGCTGGCCGACGCGGTCGGCGGCACCGTCATCCGTCCCGGCGCGCCAGGGGTGAAGATCAACCCTCTCGACCTGCCGTCCGGTGACGATGACGCCCTCAACGACCGGGCACGGTTCCTGCACACCCTTGTCACAGTCATGGGCAGCGGAGACACCGCCGTCAGCGCCCCGCTGCCCGGCGACGAAGCCCGCTCCCTCGACGTGGCGGTACTGGCCGCCTACAGGCGCAAGGGCATCACCACCGACCCGCGCACCTGGAGGAGGCCGGCACCGCTCCTCGGTGACGTGATGGCCGCGCTGGAGGACACCGACGACGCCGGCCGCCGAGTCGCCGCCCGCCTGCACCCCTACGTGGCCGGGAGCATGAAGGGCCTGTTCGACGGGCCAACCACCACCGCCCCGCAGGGGCACCTCGTGGTGTTCGCCATCAAGGACCTTCCCGAACAGCTTCACCCGGTCGGGACGCTGCTCACCCTGGACACGATCTGGCGCACCGTACGCGGCGCAACAGCCTCGGGCGCTCGTCCCGAGGTGCTGCGGATGGTGCTGGTGGACGAGGCGTGGAAGCTGCTCTCCGGCGGGCGCGGCGGCGTGTTCCTGGAGACCCTGGCCAAGTCCGCCCGCAAGTACGGCGTGGGCCTGACCGTCGTGACTCAGGACGCCGCTGACGTGCTCGCCACCAAGACCGGCCGCGCCGTCGTTTCCAACGCCGCCACGCAGGTGTTGCTGCGGCAGGCACCGCAAGCGATCGACGCCGTGGCCGAGGCGTTCGGACTCACCGACGGCGAGCGGGCATTCCTGCTGTCCTGCCAACGCGGAGACGCCCTGCTCGCGGCGGGGTCGGCGCGGGTGGCCTTCCACAGCCACGCCTCGGCCACCGAGCACGAGTTGATCGTCACTGGCCTGGAGTTCGCCGATTCTCAAGGAAATTTGTGA
- a CDS encoding PrgI family protein — translation MSRSEEAPMRARVPADIERSDRIAFGMSGRQLVILAVAGLLLYAAWTAVATLVHPLVFLAGAMPPAAGAFLLAVGRRDGISLDAWVLAALRHRRSPRRLVPADGPVIPAPAWVSTTAGLGDRLPLPGPLRLPAKGITPEGLIDLGADGTTGLVAASTVAFGLRTPGEQNGLVAGFARWLHSLDGPAQIVVRAQRVDLTYLADRFLAAAPGLPHPALEEAARAHVAFLDDLAARRELLHRQVTVAVRSRRGAHHTAHTAADAVRALAGCEVPARVLDGPDAAVRLAASLDPTAPPLVSYTPSVGGDDR, via the coding sequence ATGAGCCGCAGCGAAGAGGCCCCGATGCGGGCTCGGGTGCCCGCCGACATCGAGCGCTCTGATCGGATCGCGTTCGGCATGTCGGGACGGCAGTTGGTGATCCTCGCCGTGGCGGGTCTGCTGCTGTACGCGGCGTGGACGGCGGTGGCGACTCTCGTGCATCCGTTGGTGTTCCTCGCGGGGGCGATGCCGCCCGCCGCTGGGGCGTTCCTGCTCGCGGTCGGCCGCAGGGACGGCATCAGTCTCGACGCCTGGGTCCTCGCGGCACTGCGGCACCGCCGCAGTCCGCGTCGGCTCGTGCCGGCCGACGGGCCGGTCATCCCGGCTCCGGCGTGGGTTTCCACTACCGCTGGGCTGGGTGACCGGCTCCCGCTGCCCGGGCCGCTGCGGCTGCCCGCGAAGGGCATCACGCCGGAGGGTCTGATCGATCTCGGGGCGGACGGCACCACCGGCCTGGTCGCCGCCTCGACGGTGGCGTTCGGATTGCGCACCCCCGGGGAGCAGAACGGCCTGGTGGCCGGGTTCGCGCGGTGGCTACACAGCCTCGACGGGCCGGCGCAGATCGTGGTGCGGGCGCAGCGGGTCGACCTGACCTACCTCGCCGATCGGTTTCTCGCCGCCGCCCCCGGGCTGCCGCATCCCGCGTTGGAAGAGGCCGCCCGCGCTCACGTGGCGTTCCTCGATGACCTGGCCGCGCGGCGGGAGCTGCTGCACCGGCAGGTCACCGTCGCCGTGCGGAGCCGACGCGGCGCGCACCACACCGCCCACACAGCGGCCGATGCGGTGCGTGCCCTCGCCGGCTGCGAGGTGCCCGCCCGGGTCCTCGATGGACCGGACGCGGCGGTGCGGCTCGCGGCCAGCCTCGACCCCACCGCCCCACCTCTCGTGTCCTACACCCCATCTGTCGGAGGTGACGACCGGTGA
- a CDS encoding type IV secretory system conjugative DNA transfer family protein, translating to MNKIEARAAVSKSRPESRRLNLVPLDQRHGLGGKVIGVANAGPPMRVGISLTDCRYHVHALGPTGTGKTTLLMRMILDDVEAGRGVAAFDPAKGDLIRDLLARLPTSCGDRLVLIDPDERTAPPAINLLDPAVHGGSAHDVAANLTAVMAKVWSRWWGHRTADICYHGLLTLAHVEGATLAQLPRLLSDSKWRAERIATATSKLNAWEGNTLGEFWEGFNELPTAQRSGLVAPLLSRLRLVLAHPMANSLFGVPATTFSFADILDGGVLLARLPKGVLGEDGTRLVGSLLLAGLWQATTARARIPEDERPDAMIVLDECHNFLHLPIGIDDALAEARGLHTSFVLAHQYLGQLSGDMVEAIDANARNKVYFALAPRDAIDQARHLRPYLDDGDLIRLGGYEVVLRPVAGGRVVLPVTADTEPPPPAVAGRAGELRRAAREHTGLPVKQRRRLLSEAATATATADSSVPVDAAVSDLVGRNTFAVQGEGSNESSNERSNEERNDHEQPGEHAPLNTPYAHVDGGEEDPWTGTD from the coding sequence TTGAACAAGATCGAAGCCAGGGCTGCCGTGTCGAAGTCCCGTCCGGAGAGCCGCAGGCTGAACCTGGTGCCGCTCGACCAGCGGCACGGCCTGGGCGGCAAGGTTATCGGTGTTGCCAACGCCGGGCCGCCGATGCGGGTCGGGATCTCCTTGACCGATTGCCGGTACCACGTCCACGCTCTCGGGCCGACCGGCACGGGCAAGACGACCTTGCTGATGCGGATGATCCTGGACGACGTGGAGGCCGGGCGCGGCGTGGCCGCGTTCGATCCGGCCAAGGGTGACCTGATCCGTGACCTGCTGGCCCGGCTGCCCACGTCGTGCGGTGACCGGCTGGTCCTGATCGATCCGGACGAGCGGACCGCGCCCCCGGCGATCAACCTGCTTGACCCGGCCGTGCACGGCGGCAGCGCGCACGACGTGGCCGCGAACCTCACGGCGGTGATGGCGAAGGTGTGGTCGCGGTGGTGGGGTCACCGGACCGCCGACATCTGCTACCACGGCCTGCTCACCCTCGCCCACGTCGAAGGCGCCACCCTCGCCCAACTACCGCGGCTGCTGTCCGACTCCAAATGGCGAGCCGAACGGATCGCTACCGCCACCAGCAAGCTGAACGCCTGGGAAGGCAACACCCTCGGCGAATTCTGGGAAGGGTTCAACGAGCTGCCCACCGCGCAGCGCTCCGGCCTCGTGGCCCCGCTGTTGTCCCGGCTGCGCCTGGTGCTGGCGCACCCGATGGCGAACAGTCTGTTTGGGGTGCCGGCCACCACGTTCTCCTTCGCGGACATCCTCGACGGCGGCGTCCTGCTCGCGCGGCTGCCTAAGGGTGTGCTCGGTGAGGACGGCACCCGCCTGGTCGGCTCCCTGCTGCTGGCGGGGTTGTGGCAGGCCACCACCGCCCGCGCCCGCATCCCCGAAGATGAGCGTCCCGACGCGATGATCGTGTTGGACGAGTGCCACAACTTCCTGCACCTGCCGATCGGGATCGATGACGCTCTCGCCGAGGCCCGCGGCTTGCACACCTCGTTCGTCCTCGCCCATCAGTACCTTGGTCAGTTGTCCGGGGACATGGTGGAGGCGATCGACGCCAACGCCCGCAACAAGGTGTACTTCGCCCTCGCCCCCCGCGATGCCATCGACCAAGCCCGGCATCTGCGGCCGTATCTCGATGACGGGGACCTGATCCGTCTCGGCGGCTACGAAGTCGTCCTCCGCCCTGTTGCCGGTGGCCGGGTCGTCCTACCGGTCACCGCCGACACCGAGCCGCCACCGCCGGCCGTCGCGGGGCGTGCCGGCGAGCTGCGCCGCGCGGCCCGAGAGCACACCGGCCTGCCAGTGAAGCAGCGCCGGCGGCTGCTCAGCGAAGCCGCTACCGCCACGGCCACCGCCGACTCTTCCGTCCCTGTCGACGCTGCGGTCAGTGACCTGGTGGGTCGCAACACTTTCGCTGTTCAGGGCGAGGGCTCTAACGAGAGTTCTAACGAGCGATCCAACGAGGAACGCAACGACCACGAACAGCCGGGTGAACACGCCCCCTTGAACACGCCATACGCGCACGTGGACGGCGGTGAGGAGGACCCGTGGACCGGAACCGACTGA
- a CDS encoding replication-relaxation family protein — translation MAAELGRLTPRDRLLLDLLDQHRTFTTDQLVDLAFGSVGRARNRLNTLYSRDILDRFRHYQRPGSQAWRWTLGPVGAALLAAGRGETLPRPAAVRDATARLAMSPTLSHLLTVNGFFVALTGHARTHPGARLVRWWNEARCREACGNLVRPDGHGVWADNGPAVPFWVEADLGTETLGRVVGKLTGYAALPPRRAYPVLFWLPTVAREANLHNHLRRAGVPDGLTVATAAADHAAASGGPAGPVWRILGHPDRVRLADLSTPTGGGASWDG, via the coding sequence GTGGCCGCCGAACTCGGCCGACTCACGCCCCGAGACCGGCTCCTGCTGGACCTGCTCGACCAGCACCGAACCTTTACCACCGATCAGCTCGTCGACCTGGCCTTCGGGTCGGTCGGTCGTGCCCGCAACCGCCTCAACACCCTTTACAGCAGGGACATCCTCGACCGGTTCCGGCACTACCAGCGGCCCGGGTCGCAAGCGTGGAGGTGGACCCTCGGACCGGTCGGCGCGGCACTGCTGGCGGCCGGACGAGGCGAGACGCTGCCCCGTCCGGCGGCCGTACGTGACGCTACGGCCCGGCTCGCCATGTCCCCGACCCTTTCCCACCTGCTCACGGTGAACGGGTTCTTCGTCGCACTCACCGGCCACGCCCGCACGCACCCTGGTGCGCGGTTGGTGCGGTGGTGGAACGAGGCACGCTGCCGGGAGGCGTGCGGCAACCTGGTCCGCCCGGACGGACACGGCGTGTGGGCCGACAACGGCCCGGCGGTGCCGTTCTGGGTCGAGGCCGACCTCGGCACCGAAACCCTGGGCCGGGTGGTGGGCAAGCTGACCGGCTACGCCGCGCTACCGCCCCGCCGGGCGTATCCGGTGCTGTTCTGGTTGCCTACGGTCGCCCGTGAGGCCAACCTGCACAACCACCTCCGGCGGGCCGGGGTGCCGGACGGGCTGACCGTGGCCACCGCCGCCGCCGACCACGCCGCCGCGTCTGGCGGCCCGGCGGGGCCGGTCTGGCGCATTCTGGGGCACCCCGACCGGGTGCGTCTGGCTGACCTATCTACGCCGACCGGGGGCGGTGCGTCGTGGGACGGGTAG
- a CDS encoding M23 family metallopeptidase, whose amino-acid sequence MGRVALWVATGVAVGLLLLTSATAGVVSSVFGGGGGGGSCVGAVTAPGAIPAGLSAEQARNASVIVTVGERTRVPVRGWVIAVATAFQESSLINHGDLGPANDHDSLGLFQQRPSQGWGTPQQIMNPEYAAATFYEALLRVPGWERLPLTDAAQKVQRSAYPDAYAKHETRATEIVTAYTGGTLPVCDGAPISAAGWTRPVVGTAGSGFRTSDRPGHDGVDIMAPKGTVIRAASGGVVVRVRCNVGGESWEPTGAPLPCDSDGYPGLGGCGWYADIRHSGDTISRYCHMVRQPTVTVGQTVIAGQPISHVGSSGNSSGPHLHYEIHEGGNNAVDPVPFMRQRGVAL is encoded by the coding sequence GTGGGACGGGTAGCCCTGTGGGTCGCGACCGGGGTAGCCGTGGGGCTGCTGCTGCTCACCTCGGCTACCGCCGGTGTCGTCTCGTCCGTTTTCGGTGGCGGCGGAGGTGGGGGTAGCTGCGTCGGGGCGGTCACCGCGCCGGGCGCGATCCCGGCGGGGTTGTCGGCTGAGCAGGCCCGTAACGCCTCGGTGATCGTGACCGTGGGTGAGCGGACGCGGGTACCGGTGCGCGGGTGGGTGATCGCCGTTGCGACCGCCTTCCAGGAATCCTCGTTGATCAACCACGGTGACCTCGGCCCGGCCAACGATCATGACTCGTTGGGGCTGTTCCAACAGCGACCGTCGCAAGGATGGGGCACCCCGCAACAGATCATGAACCCCGAGTACGCCGCCGCGACGTTCTACGAGGCGTTGTTGCGGGTGCCCGGGTGGGAACGGCTACCGCTCACCGATGCGGCACAGAAGGTGCAACGGTCGGCGTACCCGGACGCCTACGCCAAACACGAGACGCGGGCAACCGAGATCGTGACGGCGTACACCGGCGGGACGCTGCCGGTCTGCGACGGTGCGCCGATCAGTGCCGCCGGGTGGACCCGCCCGGTGGTGGGCACGGCGGGCTCCGGTTTCCGTACCAGCGACCGGCCCGGCCACGACGGAGTCGACATCATGGCTCCGAAAGGCACTGTCATCCGTGCCGCGTCCGGTGGCGTGGTGGTGCGCGTACGGTGCAACGTCGGCGGTGAGTCGTGGGAACCCACCGGCGCGCCGTTGCCGTGCGACAGCGACGGATACCCCGGCCTCGGCGGGTGCGGCTGGTACGCCGACATCCGGCACTCCGGCGACACCATTTCGCGCTACTGCCACATGGTCCGGCAACCGACCGTAACGGTCGGGCAAACCGTGATCGCCGGACAACCGATAAGCCACGTCGGAAGCTCCGGAAACTCCTCCGGCCCCCATTTGCACTACGAGATCCACGAAGGCGGCAACAATGCGGTCGACCCGGTGCCGTTCATGCGCCAAAGAGGCGTAGCGCTGTAA
- a CDS encoding tyrosine-type recombinase/integrase translates to MGLAAVRSLHGPRRLATEQDAEDFEQELVDQFLLCGVAAGSCDSTVSADRYALFEFIRFLGRPVWTAQASDADRFLAQQRSLGRARLTVEHKASSIGRFFDFVIERYQGDIVALTGVVVAQVIDEFNRPGRSDYGAARVPPSEDEIDELFGAWRDWLPSARKYLPAARCYLAASLWRRVGLRIQETRMLDLRDWRRDLGEFGSVHVRFGKGSRGRGPKTRLIPAINSAGALLDWWVADVRHQFGDDYQRLDAPLLPTERQPDPVTGLCRRAGDQVLRDGLAEAVARWLPQWKGRLTPHVLRHFCASSLYRQGVDLKAIQELLGHSWLSTTTHYVHVPAQHVERAWVAANERTAARLAGLGG, encoded by the coding sequence ATGGGGCTCGCGGCAGTGCGGTCGTTGCATGGGCCGCGGCGCCTTGCGACGGAGCAGGACGCGGAAGACTTCGAGCAGGAGTTGGTGGATCAGTTCCTGCTGTGCGGCGTCGCTGCCGGTTCGTGCGACAGCACGGTGTCGGCGGACCGGTATGCGTTGTTCGAGTTCATCCGTTTCCTGGGTCGTCCGGTGTGGACGGCGCAGGCGAGTGATGCCGACAGGTTCCTGGCGCAGCAGCGGTCGCTGGGGCGGGCCCGGCTGACGGTGGAGCACAAGGCCAGCTCGATCGGCAGGTTCTTCGACTTCGTCATCGAGCGGTATCAGGGCGACATCGTGGCGTTGACCGGCGTGGTCGTGGCGCAGGTGATCGATGAGTTCAACAGGCCGGGCCGCTCGGACTACGGCGCTGCCCGGGTGCCGCCCAGCGAAGACGAAATCGATGAGCTTTTCGGTGCGTGGCGCGATTGGTTGCCGAGCGCCCGCAAGTATTTGCCGGCGGCGCGGTGTTATCTGGCGGCGTCGTTGTGGCGGCGGGTGGGTTTACGGATCCAGGAAACGCGGATGCTCGACCTTCGGGACTGGCGTAGAGATCTGGGTGAGTTCGGGTCTGTGCATGTGCGGTTCGGTAAGGGCAGCCGTGGTCGGGGCCCGAAGACGCGGTTGATACCGGCGATCAACTCAGCCGGGGCGCTGCTGGATTGGTGGGTAGCCGATGTCCGGCATCAATTTGGTGATGACTACCAGCGCCTTGATGCGCCGCTGCTGCCGACCGAGCGTCAGCCGGACCCTGTGACCGGGCTGTGCCGCCGGGCTGGGGATCAGGTGTTGCGTGACGGGCTTGCCGAGGCGGTGGCGCGATGGCTGCCGCAATGGAAGGGCCGGCTGACACCGCACGTGTTACGGCATTTCTGCGCGTCGTCGTTGTATCGCCAGGGCGTCGATCTGAAAGCGATCCAGGAACTGTTGGGCCATTCCTGGCTGTCGACGACGACGCATTATGTGCATGTGCCCGCGCAACACGTGGAACGGGCGTGGGTCGCGGCGAACGAGCGGACCGCAGCGCGGCTCGCGGGGTTGGGAGGCTGA